The following proteins are co-located in the Siansivirga zeaxanthinifaciens CC-SAMT-1 genome:
- a CDS encoding LptF/LptG family permease: protein MKILDWYILKRYLFTFFMMLLLFIPIGITVHLAEKIGRILENEVPLNEVLLYLLDFTIYFAHILFPLFLFLSVIWFTSKLANNTEIIAFLSSGVSFSRFLRPYLIGATIVAILALVLGMFLAPKASEGFNDFSYKYLKKGKNAYEGADNNVFRQINDNEIVYVSSYDVKNKIGRNFTLEHFEANKLTYKISANEIRYRDEDSIYELTNYVKRKVGKDKDIIEIERKKDTTFAFEAEDLIPVIFAAETKMYGELKRFIAKEEALGSSNVGRFKLVLYKKWSLPVSVFILTIIAVAVSSMKRRGGMGVNLALGISIAMVFVFFDKVFGVMAEQSDFPPLIAVWFPNVLFGILAIYLLQNAKR from the coding sequence ATGAAAATACTTGATTGGTACATATTAAAGCGTTATTTGTTTACATTTTTTATGATGTTACTACTGTTTATTCCTATTGGAATTACAGTTCATTTAGCCGAAAAAATAGGTAGAATTCTCGAAAATGAAGTGCCATTAAATGAAGTATTGCTTTATTTGTTAGATTTTACAATTTATTTTGCACACATACTTTTTCCTTTATTTTTATTCTTATCGGTAATTTGGTTTACTTCCAAACTCGCTAATAATACCGAGATTATTGCTTTTTTAAGTTCTGGTGTTTCATTCTCCAGGTTTTTAAGACCTTACTTAATAGGCGCAACTATTGTTGCCATACTAGCCCTTGTTTTAGGTATGTTTTTAGCACCAAAGGCAAGTGAAGGGTTTAACGACTTCTCCTATAAATATTTAAAAAAAGGAAAAAATGCCTATGAGGGTGCAGATAACAATGTATTTAGACAAATAAATGATAACGAGATTGTTTATGTAAGCAGTTATGATGTAAAGAATAAAATTGGAAGAAACTTTACTTTAGAACATTTTGAAGCTAATAAACTAACCTACAAAATTTCTGCTAACGAAATTCGATACAGAGATGAAGATAGCATTTATGAACTTACAAACTATGTTAAGCGAAAAGTTGGTAAAGACAAAGATATAATTGAGATTGAAAGAAAAAAGGATACAACATTTGCTTTTGAAGCAGAAGATTTAATTCCAGTTATTTTTGCAGCCGAAACAAAAATGTATGGCGAATTAAAACGTTTTATAGCTAAAGAAGAAGCTTTAGGGTCTTCTAATGTAGGGCGTTTTAAATTGGTCTTGTATAAAAAATGGAGTCTTCCGGTTTCTGTATTTATCTTAACCATAATAGCTGTTGCAGTATCCTCTATGAAACGGCGTGGTGGTATGGGCGTTAACTTGGCCTTAGGTATAAGCATTGCCATGGTTTTTGTTTTTTTTGATAAGGTGTTTGGTGTGATGGCA
- the tgt gene encoding tRNA guanosine(34) transglycosylase Tgt, with product MQFELLTKDSQSKARAGKITTDHGVIETPIFMPVGTVATVKGVHQRELKEVINPDIILGNTYHLYLRPQTTIIEKAGGLHKFMNWDRNILTDSGGYQVYSLSSNRKIKEEGVKFKSHIDGSYHVFTPENVMEIQRKIGADIIMAFDECTPYPCDYNYAKRSMHMTHRWLDRCINHLEKTPLTYDYNQAFFPIVQGSTYKDLRKQSAEYIANAGAVGNAIGGLSVGEPAEEMYAMTDVVCEILPEDKPRYLMGVGTPINILENIALGVDMFDCVMPTRNARNGMLFTAHGSINIKNKKWEADFSPIDEMGITFVDTEYSKAYLRHLFTVNELLGKQIATIHNLGFYLWLVREARKHILAGDFAAWKNKMVKQMDNRL from the coding sequence ATGCAATTTGAATTATTAACCAAAGACTCACAAAGTAAAGCCAGAGCAGGAAAAATTACCACCGATCATGGTGTTATAGAAACACCAATTTTTATGCCTGTGGGAACTGTTGCTACAGTAAAAGGTGTGCACCAACGTGAGTTGAAGGAGGTGATAAATCCAGATATTATATTAGGAAATACCTACCATTTATATTTAAGACCTCAAACAACTATTATCGAAAAGGCGGGTGGTCTTCATAAATTTATGAATTGGGATAGAAATATTTTAACCGATTCTGGAGGGTATCAAGTATATTCCTTGTCTTCAAATAGAAAAATAAAAGAAGAAGGTGTAAAGTTTAAATCGCATATAGATGGGAGTTACCATGTGTTTACCCCAGAAAATGTGATGGAAATACAGCGAAAAATTGGGGCCGATATTATTATGGCTTTCGATGAATGTACACCATATCCTTGCGATTATAATTATGCAAAACGATCGATGCATATGACGCATCGTTGGTTAGACAGATGTATTAATCATTTAGAAAAAACACCTTTAACATACGATTATAACCAAGCATTTTTTCCAATAGTTCAAGGAAGTACATATAAAGATTTACGTAAACAATCTGCCGAATATATCGCAAATGCTGGTGCTGTTGGAAATGCTATTGGTGGACTTTCGGTGGGTGAGCCTGCTGAAGAAATGTATGCCATGACCGATGTTGTTTGTGAAATTTTACCAGAAGATAAGCCACGATATTTAATGGGAGTTGGTACACCAATCAATATTTTAGAGAATATTGCGTTAGGTGTAGATATGTTTGACTGTGTAATGCCAACCCGAAATGCCAGAAATGGAATGTTGTTTACGGCCCACGGTTCTATTAATATTAAAAATAAAAAATGGGAAGCCGATTTCTCTCCAATAGATGAGATGGGTATAACATTTGTAGATACCGAATATTCAAAGGCTTATTTAAGGCATTTATTTACGGTAAATGAATTATTAGGAAAACAAATTGCAACTATTCATAATTTAGGATTTTATTTGTGGTTAGTTAGAGAAGCCAGAAAGCATATATTAGCAGGTGATTTTGCAGCCTGGAAAAATAAAATGGTAAAACAAATGGATAATCGTTTGTAA
- a CDS encoding outer membrane beta-barrel protein yields the protein MKNLFFMLLAFFFISTSSFAQQSTGFGIKAGLNYNANGDYFESIGANAKNPDRNVGYHFGFFGKIGNEIYFKPELMYTSTKSDYDNDSFKMQKLDAPLLVGVKVLGPISVFGGPAFQYILDTEFDGININDVKNDFTVGLNFGIGLNFNKVGIDLRYERGFSDNEATFLGNNGIGVSRIDTRPNQLILSLSLLL from the coding sequence ATGAAAAACCTATTTTTTATGTTATTGGCCTTCTTTTTTATATCAACCTCTAGCTTTGCGCAGCAAAGCACCGGTTTTGGTATTAAAGCAGGTTTAAATTACAATGCTAATGGCGATTATTTTGAATCTATTGGAGCAAATGCGAAAAATCCTGATAGAAATGTGGGCTACCATTTTGGCTTTTTTGGTAAAATTGGAAACGAGATTTATTTTAAGCCAGAATTAATGTATACCTCTACAAAAAGCGATTATGATAATGATAGCTTTAAAATGCAGAAACTAGATGCACCACTTTTGGTTGGTGTTAAAGTATTAGGACCTATTAGTGTTTTTGGAGGCCCAGCGTTTCAATATATACTAGATACCGAATTTGATGGCATTAATATTAACGATGTTAAAAATGATTTTACCGTTGGTTTAAATTTTGGTATCGGGCTTAATTTTAACAAAGTTGGTATTGATTTAAGATACGAACGTGGTTTTAGCGATAATGAAGCTACCTTTTTAGGAAATAATGGTATAGGTGTTAGTAGAATTGACACAAGACCAAATCAACTTATTTTGAGTTTATCTTTATTGTTATAA
- a CDS encoding FKBP-type peptidyl-prolyl cis-trans isomerase, producing the protein MKLNKIGLLLVCLGLSLASCKKDDAPNVTIELRDRTEQQEADNDSIIKYLSSHYYNAAEIEAAKPNAGINDIVINQLTGSASVPDGHELLISKVVKYTVDYENTTYDYYVLNLNQGGGENKPTIGDRIQILYEGFSLENYIFDFKYYPDRNPIDLTGVIPGWRRVIPKFNTSDGFVVNGDGTTDYINSGLGIMFIPSGLAYFSNAPAGVSSYAPLAFKFELLQTSVFDHDGDGIPSYYEDLNGDGEFIVNFTNLKDETDDDTDGNGFADYVDSDDDGDNVLTINELKPTTYTFNTNLNEQEPVLVEGEFEISRTESAGIITIKTVTIIDSNNDGIPDYRDKNIKVNYNK; encoded by the coding sequence ATGAAATTGAATAAAATAGGCCTATTGTTAGTTTGTTTGGGATTAAGTTTGGCGTCTTGTAAGAAAGATGATGCTCCAAACGTAACCATAGAGTTAAGGGATAGAACAGAGCAACAAGAAGCAGATAACGATTCTATTATAAAATACTTGTCGAGTCATTATTACAATGCTGCCGAAATTGAGGCTGCTAAACCCAATGCAGGTATTAACGATATAGTAATTAACCAACTTACGGGTAGTGCTTCAGTGCCCGATGGACATGAATTGTTAATATCTAAAGTAGTTAAGTATACTGTAGATTACGAAAATACAACCTACGACTATTATGTTTTAAATTTAAATCAAGGTGGGGGTGAAAATAAGCCTACTATAGGAGATAGAATTCAAATTCTATATGAAGGATTTTCTTTAGAAAATTACATTTTTGATTTTAAATATTATCCAGATAGAAACCCAATAGATTTAACTGGAGTTATTCCTGGTTGGAGACGTGTTATCCCTAAGTTTAATACTTCTGATGGTTTTGTAGTTAACGGAGATGGTACTACAGATTACATAAATAGTGGTTTAGGAATTATGTTTATTCCTTCAGGATTAGCTTATTTTTCAAATGCACCAGCGGGAGTGAGTTCGTATGCACCTCTAGCATTTAAATTTGAATTATTGCAAACATCTGTTTTCGATCATGATGGCGATGGTATTCCATCTTACTATGAAGATTTAAATGGCGATGGTGAGTTTATTGTTAATTTTACCAACCTAAAAGATGAAACTGACGATGATACCGATGGAAACGGTTTCGCAGATTATGTTGATTCTGATGATGACGGCGATAATGTACTTACTATAAACGAACTCAAGCCAACAACCTATACCTTTAATACCAACCTAAACGAACAAGAACCAGTTTTAGTTGAAGGTGAATTTGAGATTAGCAGAACTGAAAGTGCTGGTATTATAACCATCAAAACAGTTACTATTATAGATTCTAATAATGATGGTATCCCAGATTACAGAGACAAGAACATAAAAGTTAATTATAATAAGTAA
- a CDS encoding RNA-binding S4 domain-containing protein, which yields MRIDKYLWCVRYFKTRNIATTACKKGHVRINQEVVKPSREVYALDIIELRKDQINYKLKVNDIPESRVGAKLVDIYRTDITPKEQFEAKELLKYSQDYYRKKGVGRPTKKDRRDIDDFKDETSIDDI from the coding sequence ATGCGAATAGACAAATATTTATGGTGTGTTAGATATTTTAAAACCAGAAACATTGCAACAACTGCATGTAAAAAAGGTCACGTTCGTATTAACCAAGAAGTTGTAAAACCCAGCCGAGAGGTTTATGCTTTAGATATAATTGAATTAAGAAAAGACCAAATTAACTACAAACTGAAAGTGAATGATATTCCAGAAAGTAGAGTTGGTGCTAAACTTGTTGATATTTACAGAACAGACATTACCCCTAAAGAACAATTTGAAGCGAAAGAACTTTTAAAATATTCTCAAGATTATTATAGAAAAAAAGGTGTTGGCAGACCTACGAAAAAAGATAGACGAGATATTGATGATTTTAAAGATGAAACGTCTATAGATGATATTTAA
- a CDS encoding phosphoribosyltransferase domain-containing protein yields MNVTNNVILNHEEINNKIRRIAFQILESNVDENEVVLAGIDSNGYIFAKKLKTTLQKISDINPILCKVSINKKQPWDPISTSIPETEYANKSLVLVDDVLNSGTTLIYGVKHFLNVPLKQFKTAVLVNRNHKKYPVKADFKGISLSTSLHEHVNVILDGKKFEAILE; encoded by the coding sequence ATGAATGTTACAAATAATGTGATATTAAACCACGAAGAAATTAATAATAAAATAAGACGCATTGCTTTTCAAATTTTAGAGAGCAACGTAGACGAAAACGAAGTGGTTTTAGCCGGTATCGATAGTAATGGCTACATTTTTGCAAAAAAACTTAAAACTACTCTGCAGAAAATTTCAGATATAAACCCTATACTTTGTAAAGTTAGTATTAACAAAAAACAACCTTGGGATCCTATTAGTACTTCAATTCCTGAAACAGAATATGCTAACAAATCTCTAGTTCTTGTTGATGATGTTTTAAATTCTGGAACTACTTTAATTTACGGGGTTAAACATTTTTTAAATGTCCCATTAAAGCAATTTAAAACAGCTGTATTGGTTAATAGAAATCACAAAAAATATCCTGTTAAAGCCGATTTTAAAGGCATTTCACTTTCTACATCCTTACATGAGCATGTAAATGTTATTTTAGATGGTAAAAAATTTGAAGCTATTTTAGAATAA
- a CDS encoding shikimate kinase: MILILIGYMASGKSTLGRILSKKLNYDFLDLDDYIENEEKTTVSDIFKSKGEIYFRKAETKYLMHILENKTNLIVSLGGGTPCYNNNMSLILEAKHAKSIYLKASIPTLVTRLNKEKSKRPLIAHIETDELLTEFIGKHLFERNQFYSQANITVSTDNKTETEIIEDLVLKLF; the protein is encoded by the coding sequence ATGATTTTAATTTTAATTGGATATATGGCTTCAGGGAAGTCTACTTTAGGGAGGATTTTGTCAAAAAAACTAAATTATGATTTTTTAGACCTAGACGATTATATTGAAAATGAAGAAAAAACTACCGTAAGTGATATTTTTAAAAGTAAAGGTGAAATTTATTTTAGAAAGGCAGAAACTAAATATTTAATGCATATTTTAGAAAACAAAACTAATTTAATAGTGTCGCTAGGAGGAGGAACCCCATGTTATAATAATAATATGTCGCTTATTTTAGAAGCTAAACATGCAAAAAGTATTTATTTAAAAGCGTCGATTCCAACCTTAGTAACCAGACTAAATAAAGAGAAAAGTAAGCGACCGTTAATAGCTCATATTGAAACAGATGAATTACTTACAGAGTTTATTGGTAAACATCTTTTTGAACGCAATCAATTTTATTCTCAAGCCAATATAACGGTATCTACCGATAATAAAACTGAAACTGAAATAATTGAAGATTTAGTTTTAAAATTATTCTAA
- a CDS encoding MerR family transcriptional regulator: MNNIKVDFSIKDLEHLTGIKAHTIRIWEKRYNLLSPNRTDTNIRTYNIESFQKLLNISYLNNNGYKISKIASLKEEEIPIKVREIASQNKVENHAINAFKMSMINFDQALFYNTYNSLTESKTFSEIFYTVFIPLLEDIGLLWQTDTITPAHEHFLSVHIKQKILLNIEKIQLLDPKPNTKTFVLFLPDSEIHDIGLLFVNYQLRSKGYHTIFLGESVPMKSLVDLHKFFDEITFLSYFTIYPDENNIDSYLEEFYTLLLKEKNSKLLLLGYRISSLKPENLPKNISIFTSIENLVKEI; the protein is encoded by the coding sequence ATGAACAATATTAAAGTTGATTTTAGTATTAAAGACTTAGAACACCTTACTGGAATAAAAGCGCATACCATACGAATTTGGGAAAAACGCTATAATTTACTAAGTCCTAATAGAACAGATACTAATATAAGAACCTATAATATTGAAAGTTTTCAAAAACTATTAAACATATCTTATCTAAACAATAATGGATATAAAATTTCAAAAATAGCCAGTCTGAAAGAAGAAGAAATTCCTATAAAGGTTAGAGAAATAGCATCACAAAACAAAGTTGAAAATCATGCTATTAATGCCTTTAAAATGTCTATGATTAATTTTGATCAGGCCCTATTTTATAACACATACAACTCGCTTACCGAAAGCAAAACATTTAGCGAAATATTCTACACGGTTTTTATACCTTTATTAGAGGACATTGGTTTATTATGGCAGACCGATACCATTACACCTGCTCACGAACATTTTTTATCTGTTCATATTAAGCAGAAAATTCTTCTTAATATAGAAAAAATTCAACTTTTAGACCCCAAACCAAATACAAAAACCTTTGTTCTATTTTTACCGGATAGCGAAATTCATGATATAGGTTTGCTTTTTGTTAATTACCAATTAAGAAGTAAAGGATATCATACTATCTTTCTTGGTGAAAGTGTACCTATGAAAAGCTTGGTCGATTTACATAAGTTTTTTGACGAAATCACATTTTTATCTTATTTTACGATATATCCTGATGAAAATAATATAGATTCGTATTTAGAAGAATTTTATACACTCCTCTTAAAAGAAAAAAATAGTAAATTGCTCTTGTTAGGTTATAGAATTTCAAGTTTAAAACCCGAAAATCTTCCAAAAAACATTAGCATTTTTACCTCCATAGAAAATTTAGTTAAAGAAATATAA
- a CDS encoding phytoene desaturase family protein: protein MKKEIIIIGSGFSSLAASCYLAKAGYNVTLLEKNNTIGGRARQLVKDGFTFDIGPTWYWMPDVFERFFNDFDKKPSDYYSLEKLNPAYSVYFGKNDYITIEDTLAKISEAFEKEEPGSSKKLNTFIEKAKSNYDIAIKDLVYNPGVSPLELVTIATIKKLDQFFSNIKRDVRKEFKNERLVKILEFPVLFLGAKPSDTPSFYSFMNYADFGLGTFHPKKGMYQVILALENLAKSLGVIIKTNAPIEKIIIENNEVKGVISNGKTINTNIVVSGADYHHTETLLDKTYRQYSESYWSKKTFAPSSLLFYVGFDKKIQNVNHHTLFFDVDFDVHAEAIYDTPKWPEEPLFYASFPSITDANSAPEGKEAGIFLIPLAPGLEDTEALREAYFEKIMTRFEALTSQNIKKHVIFKESFCINDFIKDYNSYKGNAYGMANTITQTAFLRPKLKSKKVKGLFFTGQLTVPGPGVPPSLISGKLVADLVTKHHSL, encoded by the coding sequence ATGAAAAAAGAAATAATAATTATCGGTTCAGGTTTTTCGTCTCTAGCAGCATCCTGCTATTTGGCGAAAGCAGGTTATAATGTAACTTTATTAGAAAAAAACAACACTATTGGAGGCAGAGCTCGACAATTAGTTAAAGACGGTTTTACTTTCGATATAGGTCCAACTTGGTATTGGATGCCCGATGTATTTGAACGCTTCTTCAATGATTTTGATAAAAAACCTTCAGATTACTATAGTCTTGAAAAACTGAATCCCGCATACAGTGTTTATTTTGGAAAAAACGACTACATTACCATTGAAGATACATTAGCGAAAATTTCTGAAGCATTTGAAAAAGAAGAACCTGGAAGTTCAAAAAAACTAAACACCTTTATTGAAAAAGCTAAAAGCAACTACGATATAGCAATTAAAGATTTGGTTTATAACCCTGGCGTATCGCCTCTAGAATTGGTTACTATTGCTACTATAAAAAAATTAGACCAATTCTTTAGTAACATAAAAAGAGATGTTAGAAAAGAATTTAAAAATGAAAGGTTAGTAAAAATTCTTGAATTTCCTGTTTTATTTTTAGGAGCAAAACCAAGCGATACACCTTCGTTTTATAGTTTTATGAATTATGCAGATTTTGGCCTTGGGACGTTTCATCCAAAAAAAGGCATGTATCAAGTTATCCTAGCGCTTGAAAATCTGGCAAAATCTCTTGGTGTTATTATAAAAACAAATGCTCCCATAGAAAAAATTATCATTGAAAACAACGAAGTAAAAGGTGTTATTTCAAATGGAAAAACAATAAATACCAACATTGTTGTTAGTGGAGCCGATTACCATCATACCGAAACGTTATTAGATAAAACATACAGACAATATAGTGAGTCTTACTGGAGTAAAAAGACTTTTGCACCGTCATCACTACTATTTTATGTAGGTTTCGATAAAAAGATTCAAAATGTAAATCATCACACATTATTTTTTGATGTAGATTTTGATGTACATGCAGAAGCCATATACGATACTCCAAAATGGCCCGAAGAACCACTTTTTTACGCAAGTTTTCCTAGTATAACGGATGCTAACAGCGCCCCAGAAGGTAAAGAAGCTGGCATATTTTTAATACCCTTAGCGCCAGGATTAGAAGATACAGAAGCGTTAAGAGAAGCCTATTTTGAAAAAATTATGACACGTTTTGAGGCCTTAACTAGTCAAAATATTAAAAAACATGTTATATTTAAAGAGAGTTTTTGTATCAATGATTTTATAAAAGATTATAATTCTTACAAAGGAAACGCTTACGGAATGGCTAATACAATTACCCAAACCGCATTTTTAAGACCCAAATTAAAAAGTAAAAAAGTTAAAGGTTTATTTTTTACAGGTCAATTAACAGTTCCTGGTCCCGGTGTACCACCATCATTAATTTCAGGAAAGTTAGTAGCAGATTTAGTAACCAAACACCATTCTTTATGA
- a CDS encoding phytoene/squalene synthase family protein, producing the protein MKALFDTVSYNCSKLVTKSYSTSFSLATKMLYKSIRPDIYNIYGFVRFADEIVDSFHDFNKEELLNKFEADLEHALEHRVSLNPILNAFQYTYHKNKIEKSMVDAFMKSMRLDLHKTQYLTNEEYKEYIYGSADVVGLMCLKVFVNGDNEKFEALKDTAMALGSAFQKVNFLRDLKDDYEGLNRTYFPNTDLNNLDEQSKLDIIQDIEKDFEKGLTGIKKLPIEAKFGVFMAYRYYHQLLKKLKKTPAFNIKNTRIRVSNPKKIELLMRSYVKYQLKLM; encoded by the coding sequence ATGAAAGCATTATTTGATACCGTTTCATACAATTGCAGCAAATTAGTAACAAAATCTTATAGCACTTCATTTTCGCTTGCTACTAAAATGCTATACAAATCTATAAGACCCGATATTTACAACATTTACGGATTTGTTAGATTTGCTGATGAGATTGTAGATTCGTTTCATGATTTTAATAAAGAAGAACTACTTAACAAATTTGAAGCCGATTTAGAGCATGCTCTCGAACATAGGGTAAGTTTAAACCCTATTTTAAATGCCTTCCAGTACACATACCATAAGAATAAAATAGAGAAAAGCATGGTCGATGCTTTTATGAAAAGTATGCGACTTGATTTACATAAAACTCAATACCTAACAAACGAAGAGTACAAAGAATACATTTACGGTTCTGCAGATGTTGTAGGACTTATGTGTTTAAAGGTTTTTGTGAATGGTGATAACGAAAAATTTGAAGCTTTAAAAGATACAGCCATGGCACTTGGTTCTGCTTTTCAAAAAGTTAACTTTTTAAGAGATTTAAAAGATGATTACGAAGGTTTAAACAGAACATATTTCCCGAATACCGATTTAAATAACCTTGATGAACAATCGAAACTAGATATTATTCAAGATATTGAAAAAGATTTTGAAAAAGGCTTAACAGGAATTAAAAAATTACCAATTGAGGCTAAATTTGGTGTTTTTATGGCTTACAGATATTATCATCAATTGCTTAAAAAACTTAAAAAAACACCTGCTTTTAATATTAAAAACACCAGAATACGCGTTTCAAATCCTAAAAAAATAGAATTATTAATGCGTAGTTATGTAAAATATCAATTAAAATTAATGTAA
- a CDS encoding sterol desaturase family protein: MQTLLWIIIFLATYCIMEFMAWFTHKYIMHGFLWSLHKDHHKKDHDSWFERNDAFFIFYAIVSIGCFLLWKYDIFWAGLPIGVGIFAYGLSYFLVHDIFIHQRFKLFRNANNWYAKGVRRAHKMHHKHIGKEDGECFGMLFVPFKYFKK; this comes from the coding sequence ATGCAAACACTATTATGGATAATCATTTTTTTAGCAACGTATTGTATCATGGAATTTATGGCGTGGTTTACGCATAAATACATTATGCATGGCTTTTTATGGAGTTTACACAAAGACCATCACAAGAAAGATCACGATAGTTGGTTCGAAAGAAACGATGCTTTTTTTATATTTTATGCTATTGTTAGCATAGGTTGTTTTTTACTTTGGAAATACGACATATTTTGGGCTGGTTTACCCATTGGCGTTGGTATTTTTGCTTATGGATTATCATACTTTTTGGTACACGATATATTTATTCATCAACGTTTTAAATTATTTAGAAATGCCAATAACTGGTATGCTAAAGGTGTAAGACGTGCTCACAAAATGCACCACAAACATATTGGAAAAGAAGATGGCGAATGCTTTGGTATGTTGTTTGTTCCTTTTAAATACTTCAAGAAATAA
- a CDS encoding lycopene cyclase family protein — protein sequence MISNTHFDYIIIGNGLAGLQLALKMSADVYFKDKRIALIDGSNKNTNDKTWSFWEENSSQWDAITTKSWNIANIYTSKKHISLALCPYKYKSIRSIDLYNYAKFELQKHSNFSFIIDFVCTTTETEDKKVLVETSSNKFTASHVFDSRIPEDFFQKNKNYTHIIQHFKGYVIKTEEAYFNDDTFTMMDYRLKDGEQTTFTYVLPFSKTEALIEFTYFTENLVNEAVYDAFIEKYIKNYLKIDSYLIMETEIGQIPMTNFPFARFNTKNITKIGTGGGWVKGSTGYSFKHTEKKISKIIENIKANNIPSAHLFKKRYRFYDKIFLKVLKDNNHKGEWIFEQFYNKNSPQNMFKFLDEESTFFDELKIMYSLFSLPFIKAFFKTLFK from the coding sequence ATGATATCTAACACCCATTTCGATTATATCATTATTGGAAATGGATTAGCAGGGCTTCAGTTGGCATTAAAAATGAGTGCTGATGTTTATTTTAAAGATAAACGCATCGCTTTAATAGATGGTTCTAACAAAAACACAAACGATAAAACCTGGAGTTTTTGGGAAGAAAACTCATCTCAATGGGATGCCATTACAACTAAAAGTTGGAATATTGCCAACATTTACACTTCCAAAAAACATATTTCATTAGCACTTTGCCCCTATAAATATAAATCTATACGTTCTATAGATTTATATAATTATGCGAAATTCGAGCTTCAAAAACATTCTAATTTTTCATTTATAATTGATTTTGTATGTACTACCACAGAAACAGAAGATAAAAAGGTATTAGTAGAAACTTCCTCTAATAAATTCACTGCCTCACATGTTTTTGATAGTAGAATTCCAGAAGATTTTTTTCAAAAAAATAAAAATTACACACACATAATTCAACACTTTAAAGGCTATGTAATTAAAACAGAAGAAGCCTATTTTAATGACGACACCTTCACGATGATGGATTATCGATTGAAAGATGGTGAACAAACCACATTTACCTATGTACTGCCTTTTTCAAAAACAGAAGCTTTAATAGAATTTACCTATTTTACAGAAAATTTAGTTAATGAAGCCGTTTATGATGCATTCATTGAAAAATACATAAAAAACTATCTTAAAATTGACTCGTATTTAATTATGGAAACAGAAATAGGTCAAATTCCTATGACTAATTTCCCATTTGCAAGGTTCAATACAAAAAATATAACGAAAATAGGCACTGGTGGTGGATGGGTAAAGGGGTCTACGGGTTATTCTTTTAAACATACCGAAAAAAAAATATCTAAAATCATCGAAAATATTAAAGCTAACAACATACCAAGCGCTCACTTATTTAAGAAAAGGTATCGTTTTTATGACAAAATATTTTTAAAGGTTTTAAAAGATAACAACCACAAAGGCGAATGGATTTTTGAGCAATTTTACAACAAAAATTCTCCTCAAAATATGTTTAAATTTCTTGATGAAGAATCTACTTTTTTTGATGAATTAAAAATTATGTATTCATTATTCTCTTTGCCTTTTATTAAAGCATTTTTCAAGACCCTTTTCAAATAA